A section of the Amycolatopsis sp. AA4 genome encodes:
- a CDS encoding aminotransferase class V-fold PLP-dependent enzyme, with the protein MTELMDARRLGAAVHADFPILARRFGPDPLVYLDNAATSQKPRPVLDAILGYYTEANSNVGRGYYRLSMAATEAYEGARAAVQRALNAAHPDEVVFTAGTTASVNLVVDTFGRATVHEDDQVVVTGMEHNSNLLPWRRLCETTGAELVVVPAEGTGRVDPARFAEALGPRVRIAAVAHVSNVVGTVNPVRRMIADAHRLRIPVLVDGAQAVPHRRVDVRDLDADFYCFSAHKAYGPMGTGVLYGKRELLSRLEPYQVGGGTVKGVTFEEPVAYVPAPARLEAGTPNVAGAVGLAAALSYVDELGWDEVRRHDETLVRTAAEMLGSLSRVRIIGDPAAEPSGIVSFAVDGIHPYDVGGHLDRHGVAVRSGVHCANVFVDSFGVVGTVRLSFAVYNTEAEIDLVRRAVATVEPGFWTAEHPRERFLEAGE; encoded by the coding sequence GTGACCGAGCTTATGGACGCCAGGCGGCTCGGGGCGGCCGTCCACGCCGATTTTCCCATTCTGGCCCGGCGATTCGGCCCCGATCCGCTGGTGTACCTCGACAACGCGGCGACCTCGCAGAAACCGCGGCCGGTGCTCGACGCGATCCTGGGCTACTACACCGAGGCCAACAGCAACGTGGGCCGCGGCTACTACCGGCTGAGCATGGCCGCCACCGAGGCGTACGAAGGAGCGCGCGCGGCCGTGCAGCGAGCGCTCAACGCGGCGCATCCGGACGAGGTCGTCTTCACCGCGGGCACGACCGCGTCGGTCAACCTGGTCGTCGACACGTTCGGCCGGGCGACGGTGCACGAGGACGACCAGGTGGTCGTCACCGGCATGGAACACAATTCGAACCTGCTGCCGTGGCGCAGGCTCTGCGAGACGACCGGCGCGGAACTGGTCGTCGTGCCCGCGGAGGGCACCGGACGGGTGGACCCGGCGAGGTTCGCCGAGGCGCTGGGCCCGCGCGTGCGCATCGCGGCCGTCGCGCACGTGTCCAATGTGGTCGGCACGGTGAACCCGGTCCGGCGGATGATCGCCGACGCGCATCGCCTGCGGATCCCGGTGCTGGTGGACGGTGCGCAGGCGGTCCCGCACCGGCGGGTCGACGTGCGGGACCTCGACGCGGACTTCTACTGCTTCTCCGCGCACAAGGCCTACGGCCCGATGGGCACCGGGGTGCTGTACGGGAAACGGGAATTGCTTTCGCGCCTGGAGCCGTACCAGGTCGGCGGCGGCACGGTGAAAGGCGTGACCTTCGAGGAACCCGTGGCGTACGTGCCCGCCCCCGCGCGCCTCGAGGCGGGAACGCCGAACGTCGCCGGCGCGGTCGGGCTGGCCGCCGCGTTGTCCTATGTGGACGAACTGGGCTGGGACGAGGTCCGGCGGCACGACGAGACGCTGGTGCGCACCGCGGCCGAGATGCTGGGCAGCTTGTCCCGGGTCCGGATCATCGGGGACCCGGCGGCGGAGCCGAGCGGGATCGTGTCCTTCGCAGTCGACGGGATCCATCCGTACGACGTGGGCGGGCACCTCGACCGGCATGGCGTCGCGGTGCGCAGCGGGGTGCACTGCGCGAACGTCTTCGTCGACAGCTTCGGCGTCGTGGGCACGGTCCGGCTCTCGTTCGCGGTGTACAACACCGAAGCCGAGATCGACCTCGTGCGGCGCGCGGTCGCGACGGTCGAACCCGGGTTCTGGACGGCCGAGCATCCGCGAGAACGGTTCCTGGAGGCGGGCGAGTGA
- a CDS encoding class I SAM-dependent methyltransferase, giving the protein MTATGFDAAGYKRDQRENWDAISEGWEACRAEFETGGAPVSALLLELGGVRPGHRVLDVGTGTGDPALAAAAAVGPRGRVTGIDLAPGMIERARARAASGGNVAFEVGDAESLDRPAASFDVVLSRWGLMFVVDRAATLRSLARMLAPGGVLAAATWAAPGSLAPMTSLGFGVLARRLELPPPREGAPSPFSMGDPEVLREELAEAGFGQIEIGSFEAPFVLSSPERYAEYSKAVAPPGLKALLRERFGSEDDPDTWAEVADAAAAFRRADGRVSLPSKTLLARAVSPAA; this is encoded by the coding sequence GTGACGGCCACCGGGTTCGACGCCGCCGGCTACAAGCGGGACCAGCGGGAGAACTGGGACGCGATCAGCGAGGGCTGGGAGGCGTGCCGCGCCGAGTTCGAGACCGGCGGCGCCCCGGTTTCCGCGCTCCTGCTCGAACTCGGCGGCGTGCGGCCGGGACACCGGGTGCTCGACGTAGGGACCGGTACCGGCGATCCCGCGCTGGCGGCTGCCGCGGCGGTGGGGCCGCGGGGCCGGGTGACCGGGATCGACCTCGCACCGGGAATGATCGAGCGCGCTCGCGCCAGGGCGGCGTCGGGCGGCAACGTCGCGTTCGAGGTCGGCGACGCGGAATCGCTGGACCGCCCGGCCGCGTCGTTCGACGTCGTGCTGAGCCGGTGGGGCCTGATGTTCGTGGTGGACCGCGCGGCGACGCTGCGGTCGCTCGCGCGGATGCTGGCGCCGGGCGGGGTGCTGGCCGCGGCCACGTGGGCGGCGCCGGGGTCGCTGGCCCCGATGACCTCGCTCGGCTTCGGAGTGCTCGCCAGGCGGCTGGAACTGCCGCCGCCGCGGGAGGGCGCGCCGAGCCCGTTCAGCATGGGCGATCCGGAAGTGCTCCGCGAAGAGCTGGCCGAGGCCGGATTCGGGCAGATCGAGATCGGTTCGTTCGAGGCGCCTTTCGTGCTCAGCTCGCCGGAGCGTTATGCCGAGTACAGCAAAGCGGTCGCGCCGCCGGGGCTCAAGGCGCTGCTGCGCGAGCGGTTCGGCAGCGAGGACGACCCGGACACCTGGGCCGAGGTCGCGGACGCCGCGGCCGCGTTCCGGCGGGCGGACGGCCGGGTTTCCCTGCCCAGCAAGACGTTGCTGGCGCGAGCCGTCTCGCCGGCGGCCTGA
- a CDS encoding PLP-dependent aspartate aminotransferase family protein: MRFDTRLVHSGQRPEPGTGDLVPPIHVATTYDRFSQDPPRWFYGRGENPTREALEECLASLEDAPFCTVFSSGQAAAAAALSLLSPGDRLVSSDDVYGGTYSLFAEAERYGIRVEYADLADPAEAHRAVAGADLVWVESPSNPLLKITDLAGVAARARDCGAKVVVDNTFAGPALQQPLGLGADVSLHSTTKFVAGHADVLGGALICREEELHRRFAAHRTVTGAAPGGLDCYLVHRGVKTLSLRVARQVENARALAEALVASPRAADVRYPGLESHPGHALAAVQMSGPGSVISFRYRGDPEKLLASTRLFACAVSLGGVRSLIECPALMTHRPVPRPVRLAAGITDDLIRLSAGIEDAADLLEDLDHALEGRP, translated from the coding sequence ATGCGCTTCGACACCAGGCTGGTGCACAGCGGCCAGCGACCGGAGCCGGGCACCGGCGACCTCGTGCCGCCGATCCACGTCGCGACCACCTATGACCGGTTCTCGCAGGATCCGCCTCGCTGGTTCTACGGGCGGGGCGAGAATCCGACGCGGGAAGCGCTGGAAGAATGTCTCGCCTCGCTGGAGGACGCGCCGTTCTGCACCGTGTTCTCCTCCGGGCAGGCGGCGGCCGCCGCGGCGCTTTCGCTGCTGTCGCCAGGGGATCGGCTGGTGTCCTCGGACGACGTGTACGGCGGCACCTACTCGTTGTTCGCCGAGGCGGAGAGATACGGGATCCGCGTGGAGTACGCGGATCTCGCCGACCCGGCCGAGGCTCACCGTGCGGTGGCGGGCGCGGACCTCGTGTGGGTCGAGAGCCCGAGCAACCCGCTGCTGAAGATCACGGATCTGGCCGGCGTCGCCGCCCGGGCCCGCGACTGCGGCGCGAAAGTGGTCGTGGACAACACTTTCGCCGGCCCGGCCCTCCAGCAGCCGCTCGGCCTCGGCGCCGACGTGAGCCTGCACAGCACGACGAAGTTCGTCGCGGGCCACGCCGACGTGCTCGGCGGGGCCTTGATCTGCCGCGAAGAGGAGCTGCACCGTCGTTTCGCGGCCCATCGCACGGTGACCGGCGCGGCGCCGGGCGGCCTCGACTGCTACCTCGTCCACCGGGGAGTCAAGACGCTGTCCCTGCGGGTGGCGCGACAGGTCGAGAACGCACGGGCGCTGGCCGAAGCGCTCGTCGCCTCGCCGAGGGCGGCGGACGTGCGGTACCCCGGCCTGGAATCGCATCCGGGGCACGCGCTCGCCGCCGTCCAGATGTCCGGGCCCGGGTCGGTGATCAGTTTCCGGTACCGCGGCGACCCGGAGAAGCTGCTCGCGAGCACGCGGTTGTTCGCCTGCGCGGTGAGCCTCGGCGGCGTCCGGTCGCTGATCGAATGCCCGGCGCTGATGACGCACCGGCCGGTTCCCCGCCCGGTCCGGCTGGCGGCCGGGATCACCGACGACCTGATCCGGCTCTCGGCCGGGATCGAGGACGCCGCCGATCTTCTCGAGGACCTGGACCACGCGCTGGAAGGACGACCATGA